The proteins below are encoded in one region of Delphinus delphis chromosome 4, mDelDel1.2, whole genome shotgun sequence:
- the LXN gene encoding latexin, whose protein sequence is MAIPPTHYPASRAASVVESCINYQQGSPHKVFLVQTVKQASLQDIPGRGRKYCLKFSVEEIIQKQVTVNCTAEVLYPPMGQDTAPEVNFTFEGEIGKNPDEEDNTFYHRLKSMKEPLEAQNIPDSFGNVPQEMKPVQHLAWVACGYIIWQNSTENTWYKMAKIQTVKQVQRNDDFIELDYTILLHDIASQEIIPWQMQVLWHPQYGTKVKHNSRLPKEAQLE, encoded by the exons ATGGCAATCCCTCCGACCCACTACCCGGCCTCCAGGGCGGCCTCGGTGGTAGAGAGCTGCATCAACTACCAGCAGGGCAGCCCCCACAAGGTGTTTCTGGTGCAGACAGTCAAACAAGCCAGCCTGCAG gaTATTCCGGGAAGAGGACGAAAGTATTGCCTTAAATTTTCTGTGGAAGAAATTATCCAAAAA CAAGTTACAGTGAATTGCACAGCTGAAGTACTGTACCCTCCAATGGGACAAGATACTGCACCAGAAGTCAACTTcacatttgaaggagaaattggaAAGAACCCAGATGAGGAAGATAACACATTTTATCATAGACTCAAGTCTATGAAGGAACCACTAGAAGCACAAAATATTCCAG ACAGTTTTGGAAATGTACCTCAAGAAATGAAGCCAGTTCAACATTTAGCCTGGGTTGCCTGTGGTTATATAATATGGCAAAATTCCACTGAAAATACATggtataaaatggcaaaaattcaaACTGTCAAGCAAGTG caaaGAAATGATGACTTCATTGAGTTAGACTACACCATTCTACTTCATGACATTGCATCTCAG GAGATTATTCCTTGGCAAATGCAAGTTCTCTGGCATCCACAATATGGTACTAAAGTAAAACATAATAGCCGTCTACCAAAAGAAGCACAATTGGAATAA